A genomic window from Desulfovibrio porci includes:
- the rpmE gene encoding 50S ribosomal protein L31, whose product MKKDIHPKVFKATITCACGHEEQVLSTKGEQIHVEVCSACHPFFTGKQRFLDTAGRIDRFRKKYAKFEQK is encoded by the coding sequence ATGAAAAAAGACATCCATCCCAAAGTGTTCAAAGCCACCATCACCTGCGCCTGCGGCCATGAAGAGCAAGTGCTCTCCACCAAGGGCGAACAGATCCATGTGGAAGTGTGCTCCGCCTGCCATCCCTTTTTTACCGGCAAGCAGCGCTTCCTGGATACGGCCGGCCGCATTGACCGCTTCCGTAAAAAATACGCCAAATTTGAACAGAAGTAA
- the prfA gene encoding peptide chain release factor 1, producing MFAKLEGLEKKYMELEEALAQPDVFNDQEHYRKLTKAHADLREIVELFRTHRALQQELAENKQMLHDEDPGIREMAHEEIRRAESELPRIEQALKVALLPTDPLDEKNTILEIRAGTGGEEAALFAADLFRMYTRYAELQGWKTEIMSESPSESGGYKEVICLISGERVYSRLKFEAGTHRVQRVPATETQGRIHTSAATVAVMPEAEEVDVEIRPEDLRIDIYRASGAGGQHVNKTESAVRITHLPTNTVVTCQDERSQHKNKARAMKVLASRILAAERERQNAELSADRKAQVGSGDRSERIRTYNFPQGRCTDHRINLTLYSLDRIMEGELTPLFDALSTAAQTEALKIQADDMAS from the coding sequence ATGTTCGCCAAACTGGAAGGCCTTGAAAAGAAATACATGGAGCTGGAAGAGGCTCTGGCTCAGCCCGACGTGTTCAACGATCAGGAGCACTACCGCAAACTGACCAAGGCTCATGCCGACCTGCGCGAAATTGTGGAGCTGTTCCGCACCCACCGGGCCTTGCAGCAGGAACTGGCCGAAAACAAGCAGATGCTGCATGACGAGGATCCGGGCATCCGGGAGATGGCCCATGAGGAGATCCGCCGGGCCGAGAGCGAGTTGCCCCGGATTGAACAGGCCCTCAAGGTGGCCCTGCTGCCTACGGACCCGCTGGACGAAAAGAATACCATTCTCGAAATCCGGGCCGGAACCGGCGGCGAGGAGGCGGCTTTGTTCGCGGCGGACCTTTTCCGCATGTACACCCGTTATGCCGAGCTTCAGGGCTGGAAAACGGAAATCATGAGCGAGTCGCCGTCCGAGTCGGGCGGCTACAAGGAAGTCATCTGCCTGATTTCCGGCGAACGGGTCTACAGCCGCCTCAAATTCGAGGCGGGCACCCACCGCGTGCAGCGCGTGCCCGCTACCGAAACGCAGGGCCGCATCCACACCTCGGCGGCCACCGTGGCCGTGATGCCCGAGGCCGAGGAAGTGGACGTGGAGATCCGGCCTGAAGATCTGCGCATTGATATTTACCGCGCTTCCGGCGCGGGCGGGCAGCACGTCAACAAAACGGAATCCGCCGTGCGCATCACGCATCTGCCCACCAACACGGTGGTCACCTGCCAGGACGAGCGCTCCCAGCACAAAAACAAGGCCCGGGCCATGAAAGTGCTGGCCTCACGCATTCTGGCCGCCGAGCGCGAACGCCAGAATGCGGAGCTTTCCGCCGACCGCAAGGCCCAGGTGGGCTCGGGCGACCGCTCCGAACGCATTCGCACCTACAATTTTCCGCAGGGCCGTTGCACGGATCACCGCATCAACCTGACCCTGTATTCTCTGGACCGGATCATGGAAGGCGAACTGACCCCGCTGTTTGACGCCTTGTCCACGGCGGCGCAGACCGAGGCGCTCAAGATCCAGGCCGACGATATGGCTTCGTAG
- a CDS encoding SPFH domain-containing protein produces MSLFDSFGQFGWLFLLAVLVIIVLIKTAVVVPNQSAYVVERLGKFHKVLYAGFHLLLPFVDVTAYKRSLKEQVLDVPKQTCITRDNVSVDIDGVLYLQVITPEKSAYGISDYEWGAIQLAQTSLRSVIGKLELDKTFEERTRINQEVVEALDAATAPWGVKVLRYEIRDITPPATVMEAMEKQMRAEREKRATIAESEGEMQSQINRAEGAKAAAIAQSEGQKQAMINQAEGEAAQIRTVATATAEGLRIVGDQLGNDGVAAAQLRLAEAYINEFGKLAKTGNSMIIPADVADAAGMVATMTKIIKPGHGLSAEREPGKN; encoded by the coding sequence ATGTCTCTCTTTGATTCCTTCGGCCAATTCGGCTGGCTGTTCCTGCTGGCCGTGCTGGTCATCATCGTTCTGATCAAAACCGCCGTGGTAGTGCCCAACCAGTCCGCCTACGTGGTGGAGCGCTTGGGTAAATTCCACAAGGTGCTCTATGCGGGCTTTCACCTGCTGCTGCCCTTTGTGGACGTGACCGCCTACAAGCGCAGCCTCAAGGAGCAGGTGCTGGACGTGCCCAAGCAGACCTGCATCACCCGCGACAACGTCAGCGTGGACATTGACGGCGTACTCTACCTTCAGGTCATCACGCCGGAGAAATCCGCCTACGGCATTTCCGACTACGAATGGGGCGCCATCCAACTGGCCCAGACTTCGCTGCGCTCGGTCATCGGCAAGCTGGAACTGGACAAAACCTTTGAGGAACGCACCCGCATCAACCAGGAAGTGGTGGAAGCCCTGGACGCGGCCACCGCGCCCTGGGGCGTGAAGGTGCTGCGTTACGAAATCCGCGACATCACGCCCCCGGCCACGGTGATGGAAGCCATGGAAAAGCAGATGCGCGCCGAACGCGAAAAGCGCGCCACCATCGCCGAATCGGAAGGCGAGATGCAGTCGCAGATCAACCGGGCTGAAGGCGCCAAGGCTGCCGCCATTGCTCAGTCCGAAGGCCAGAAGCAGGCCATGATCAACCAGGCCGAAGGCGAAGCGGCCCAGATCCGCACCGTGGCCACCGCCACGGCCGAAGGTCTGCGCATCGTGGGCGACCAGTTGGGCAACGACGGCGTGGCCGCCGCCCAGCTCCGTCTGGCCGAGGCCTACATTAACGAATTCGGCAAACTGGCCAAGACGGGCAACAGCATGATCATTCCCGCCGACGTGGCCGACGCGGCCGGTATGGTGGCCACCATGACCAAAATCATCAAGCCGGGCCACGGCCTCTCCGCCGAGCGAGAGCCGGGCAAAAACTGA
- a CDS encoding ATP-binding protein, translated as MEFVDRLTPMLERYTELPDAFEGNYAFIWDHKGRSICHPRHHSIAGYDAVSGDPQVPWLEEHIYEEWQDSGKSYADFIEDAPTFQAQSNSKKPAAELTRRGLVGLDCRYLNFAPQCTGWFDLTKNGGSGSFRIPWSGLWKLNTAAAIPYYTGQYGKSPRGFGFVAVGAGLEDFHRPAMGTQATLENLVEGTDKELSALAEDTYQAIGQNLWQTAMRLSASTAFMSVLVILVAIWMASVFTRRIAQMVRGISRFRAGERQFRFHAPVKDEMGALSDSFDGLADSLVDSDKGPLSIVDLSGNLVYMNEAGLALIGKRLEDVVGRPYAENTIFPPGTSFCPLECLARGVEPEVLLHNDRYYQGHAEKLTDGQGVATGHLVHTADVTAIIEEQKRIEQQRALLEAIFVNSPDILWYQDSEGNYQAVNPRFASLVGKTPEQIRGLPSSAVFPPEEAARAQANFRAAIESRVPLYTEEKVSFADGHTEHMDIVRLPRFNAKGEVLALLGVARDVSQRVAVEKELRHIQTELEAACVTANKASEAKSSFLARMSHEIRTPMNAIIGMVNIARKKLHAGGPPDELLTCANQIEISSRHLLGLLNDILDISKIEAGRIELSEDSFALHKLVDSVENIIRPRCDEKNITFTVSVEGLEDAPYLKADSLRLRQVLINLLGNATKFTPELGKIHFRVRQEDKREGERLVSFLVRDNGVGISDEMLKTLFQPFEQGGSHISRAYGGTGLGLSICKSIIEHMGGKISVTSAEGKGSDFSFALWLKEAKNSPEEEARPGASPVKLAGKRILLADDVEINRIIVIEQLSHLGLDIDQASDGTEAVAMFAESPENFYDLILMDLQMPKMDGYAAAKAIRAMDRPDAGAVPIVALTAYAFKEDVDLVLASGMNGHLAKPLENDKLMEVLETLLRKDRDSRPAT; from the coding sequence ATGGAATTCGTGGACCGGCTGACCCCCATGCTTGAGCGGTACACGGAACTGCCCGACGCCTTTGAAGGCAATTACGCCTTCATCTGGGACCACAAGGGCCGCAGCATCTGCCATCCCCGGCACCACTCCATCGCCGGGTACGACGCCGTGAGCGGCGATCCGCAGGTGCCCTGGCTTGAAGAGCATATTTATGAGGAATGGCAGGACAGCGGCAAAAGCTATGCCGATTTCATCGAGGACGCGCCCACCTTCCAGGCCCAGTCCAACAGCAAAAAACCGGCGGCGGAGCTGACCCGCCGGGGGCTTGTGGGCCTTGACTGCCGCTATCTGAATTTCGCGCCGCAGTGCACCGGCTGGTTCGACCTGACCAAAAACGGGGGGTCCGGCTCCTTCCGGATTCCCTGGAGCGGCCTGTGGAAGCTGAACACGGCGGCGGCCATCCCCTACTATACCGGCCAGTACGGCAAAAGCCCCCGTGGCTTCGGCTTTGTGGCCGTGGGCGCCGGGCTGGAAGATTTTCACCGCCCGGCCATGGGAACCCAGGCGACCCTGGAAAACCTCGTCGAAGGCACGGACAAGGAATTGTCCGCCCTGGCGGAAGACACCTACCAGGCTATCGGCCAGAATCTCTGGCAGACCGCCATGCGCCTGTCCGCGTCCACGGCCTTCATGTCCGTGCTGGTCATTCTTGTCGCCATCTGGATGGCCTCGGTCTTTACCCGGCGCATCGCGCAAATGGTCCGGGGCATTTCGCGCTTCCGCGCGGGCGAACGGCAGTTCCGCTTTCATGCGCCGGTCAAGGATGAAATGGGGGCCTTGTCCGACTCCTTTGACGGTCTGGCGGACAGCCTGGTAGACAGCGACAAGGGTCCGCTCAGCATCGTCGATCTCTCGGGCAACCTGGTGTACATGAACGAAGCCGGACTGGCCCTGATCGGCAAGCGTCTGGAAGACGTCGTGGGCAGGCCCTATGCGGAAAACACCATCTTCCCTCCCGGCACCTCCTTCTGTCCGCTGGAATGCCTGGCGCGCGGCGTTGAACCGGAGGTGCTCCTGCACAACGACCGCTACTATCAGGGCCACGCCGAAAAACTGACGGACGGCCAGGGCGTTGCTACGGGCCATCTCGTCCATACCGCCGACGTCACGGCCATCATCGAGGAACAGAAGCGCATTGAGCAGCAACGCGCCCTGCTGGAAGCCATATTCGTCAATTCGCCGGACATCCTCTGGTACCAGGACAGTGAAGGCAATTATCAGGCGGTCAATCCCCGCTTCGCATCGCTCGTCGGCAAGACGCCCGAGCAAATCCGCGGCCTGCCCTCCTCCGCCGTCTTCCCGCCCGAGGAGGCCGCCAGGGCTCAGGCAAACTTCCGCGCGGCCATAGAAAGCCGCGTCCCCCTGTACACGGAAGAAAAGGTGAGCTTCGCCGACGGCCACACTGAGCATATGGATATAGTCCGCTTGCCCAGATTTAACGCCAAAGGCGAGGTGTTGGCCCTGTTGGGCGTGGCGCGCGACGTTTCGCAACGCGTCGCCGTGGAAAAGGAACTGCGCCATATCCAGACGGAGCTGGAGGCGGCCTGCGTCACCGCCAACAAGGCCAGCGAGGCCAAAAGCTCCTTCCTGGCCCGGATGAGCCACGAAATACGCACGCCCATGAACGCCATCATCGGCATGGTCAACATTGCCAGGAAAAAGCTGCACGCGGGCGGCCCCCCTGACGAGCTTCTGACCTGCGCGAATCAGATAGAAATTTCCTCACGGCATCTGCTGGGTCTGCTCAACGACATTCTGGATATCTCCAAAATTGAGGCGGGCAGAATTGAACTGAGCGAGGACAGTTTCGCGCTCCACAAGCTGGTGGACAGTGTGGAGAACATCATCCGCCCCCGCTGCGATGAAAAAAACATCACCTTCACGGTTTCCGTGGAAGGTCTTGAGGACGCGCCGTATCTGAAGGCGGACTCGTTGCGCCTGCGCCAGGTATTGATCAACCTGCTGGGCAATGCGACCAAGTTCACGCCGGAACTCGGGAAGATCCATTTCCGGGTACGGCAGGAGGACAAACGGGAGGGGGAACGGCTGGTTTCCTTCCTCGTGCGGGACAACGGCGTGGGCATATCCGACGAAATGCTCAAAACGTTGTTCCAGCCCTTTGAGCAGGGCGGCAGCCACATTTCCCGCGCCTACGGCGGCACGGGCCTCGGGCTTTCCATCTGCAAGAGCATCATCGAGCATATGGGCGGAAAAATCAGCGTGACGAGCGCCGAGGGCAAGGGCAGCGACTTTTCCTTCGCCCTCTGGCTCAAGGAAGCGAAAAACAGCCCGGAAGAAGAAGCCCGGCCCGGCGCGAGTCCAGTCAAGCTCGCGGGCAAGCGCATTCTGCTGGCGGATGACGTGGAAATCAACCGCATCATCGTCATTGAGCAGCTCTCGCATTTGGGTCTGGATATTGACCAGGCGAGTGACGGAACGGAAGCCGTGGCCATGTTCGCCGAGTCGCCCGAGAATTTCTACGACCTGATTCTGATGGATCTGCAAATGCCCAAAATGGACGGCTATGCCGCGGCCAAGGCCATTCGCGCCATGGACCGGCCCGACGCCGGCGCCGTGCCCATCGTCGCCCTGACCGCCTATGCCTTCAAGGAAGATGTGGACTTGGTGCTGGCCAGCGGCATGAACGGCCATCTCGCCAAGCCGCTTGAAAACGACAAGCTCATGGAAGTGCTGGAAACGCTGCTGCGGAAAGACCGCGACAGCCGCCCGGCGACATAA
- a CDS encoding NfeD family protein → MSAPLLWFLLGLAFLLVELMAPTLVLIFFGAGAWVTACAALLDLPLNWQLVLFILVSLLTLLLLRRHLRAVFGGRAHRVDDQGAHAPSHPLTERVGVVSKTLRPGEVGEVSIDGSFWRAVAETEIHAGRAVRVLGTQPGDALLLRVTPSEDPSGGERS, encoded by the coding sequence ATGAGCGCGCCTCTGCTCTGGTTTTTGCTGGGCCTTGCTTTTCTGCTTGTCGAGCTGATGGCCCCGACCCTGGTGCTGATCTTTTTCGGCGCCGGGGCCTGGGTCACGGCGTGCGCCGCGCTGCTGGACCTTCCCCTGAACTGGCAGCTTGTCCTGTTCATCCTTGTTTCGCTGCTCACCCTGCTTTTGTTGCGCCGCCATCTGCGGGCCGTCTTCGGCGGCCGCGCGCATCGCGTCGACGATCAGGGCGCGCATGCCCCGTCCCACCCGCTGACGGAGCGCGTGGGCGTCGTCAGCAAAACCCTGCGCCCCGGCGAAGTGGGCGAAGTGAGCATTGACGGCAGTTTCTGGCGGGCCGTGGCGGAAACGGAAATTCACGCGGGCCGCGCAGTGCGCGTGCTCGGCACCCAGCCCGGCGACGCTCTGCTGCTGCGGGTAACGCCTTCCGAGGATCCTTCGGGGGGAGAACGCTCATAG
- a CDS encoding TlyA family RNA methyltransferase, with product MPKDKRQRADQLAFEQGLAESREQARRLIMAGQIVLSPTAPDGRPLLPPGAPPQRVPKPGHPYPADTRFALLESERYVSRGAYKLLTILEHFHLDVTGLVCLDAGASTGGFTDCLLQRGAGRVYAVDVGRNQLHEKLRADSRVVSLEGVNLRHAPPELIPEAVDLVVADVSFISLTLVLPPCMIWLKPDGLAAVLIKPQFELGPGETVKGVVRDEAARQRAVDKILTFCAANLDLASDGVLPAAVKGPKGNQEYMALFRKNRRG from the coding sequence ATGCCCAAAGACAAGCGCCAGCGCGCCGATCAACTGGCCTTTGAACAAGGCCTGGCCGAAAGCCGGGAACAGGCCCGCCGCCTGATCATGGCCGGTCAGATCGTCCTCTCCCCCACCGCTCCGGACGGCCGCCCCCTGCTGCCGCCCGGAGCGCCGCCGCAACGCGTGCCCAAACCCGGTCATCCCTACCCCGCCGACACGCGCTTCGCCCTGCTGGAAAGCGAGCGTTACGTGAGCCGGGGAGCCTACAAGCTGCTGACCATTCTGGAACATTTTCATCTGGACGTGACCGGTCTGGTCTGCCTGGACGCCGGGGCTTCCACCGGCGGTTTCACGGACTGCCTGCTCCAGCGCGGGGCCGGACGGGTCTACGCCGTGGACGTGGGCCGCAACCAGCTCCATGAAAAGCTGCGCGCCGATTCCCGGGTGGTCAGTCTGGAGGGCGTGAACCTGCGCCACGCGCCGCCGGAGCTGATTCCCGAAGCCGTGGATCTGGTGGTGGCGGACGTCTCCTTTATCTCCCTGACCCTGGTGCTGCCGCCCTGCATGATCTGGCTGAAGCCCGACGGTCTGGCGGCGGTGCTGATCAAGCCCCAGTTTGAACTGGGACCGGGCGAGACGGTCAAGGGCGTGGTACGCGACGAGGCCGCCCGGCAGCGCGCGGTGGACAAAATCCTGACATTCTGCGCCGCGAACCTGGATCTGGCCTCCGACGGCGTGCTGCCCGCCGCCGTCAAGGGCCCCAAGGGCAATCAGGAATACATGGCCCTGTTCCGGAAGAACCGGCGGGGCTGA
- a CDS encoding DNA polymerase IV — MILHLDMDAFFAAVEQMDNPELRGKPVIIGGGLRGVVSTASYEARVFGVHSAMPIVTARRLCPQGIFVHGRRRRYAELSRAIMTALGDFSPLVEPASIDEAYLDATGLTRLFGPLEELIARIKTRVAEVTGGLTCSVGAAPVKFLAKICSDVNKPDGVFILRPEEVDAFLLPLEVGRLPGVGRRMVGSLRDLGIVTVAQLRRYSPEFLEGRYGKWGRALYERAHGIDPRPVTPERPVKSESAECTFERDTRDREFLVRMLLAHAERVGASLRRHQLSGRTITLKVKFADFRQITRSRTLPEATNATETIFETGRDLLRELRLAQPVRLIGLGVSGFEENPVQFLLPGLAGGAAGGRDGRDPQREARRRKLDQALDTLRGRFGKEAVQRGRLFRQEKADTPEAGGVTKKK; from the coding sequence ATGATTCTGCACCTGGACATGGACGCCTTTTTTGCCGCTGTGGAGCAAATGGACAACCCGGAACTGCGCGGCAAGCCGGTGATCATCGGCGGCGGCCTGCGCGGGGTGGTGTCCACGGCTTCCTATGAGGCGCGGGTCTTCGGCGTGCATTCGGCCATGCCCATTGTCACGGCCCGGCGGCTCTGCCCGCAGGGCATTTTCGTCCACGGCCGTCGCCGCCGCTATGCCGAGCTTTCGCGCGCCATCATGACGGCGCTGGGCGATTTTTCCCCTCTGGTGGAACCGGCCAGCATCGACGAGGCCTATCTGGACGCCACGGGCCTGACGCGCCTGTTCGGACCTCTGGAAGAGCTTATCGCGCGCATCAAGACCAGGGTGGCCGAGGTTACGGGCGGACTGACCTGCTCGGTGGGGGCCGCGCCCGTGAAATTTCTGGCCAAGATCTGTTCGGACGTGAACAAGCCCGACGGCGTGTTCATTCTGCGGCCCGAGGAGGTGGACGCTTTTCTGCTGCCGCTGGAAGTGGGCCGTCTGCCCGGCGTGGGGCGGCGCATGGTGGGCAGTCTGCGCGATCTGGGCATTGTGACCGTGGCCCAGTTGCGCCGCTACAGCCCGGAATTTCTGGAAGGCCGCTACGGCAAATGGGGCCGGGCGCTCTACGAGCGGGCCCACGGCATTGACCCGCGTCCGGTGACGCCCGAGCGCCCCGTGAAGAGCGAGAGCGCGGAATGCACCTTTGAGCGGGATACCCGCGACCGGGAGTTTCTTGTCCGCATGCTGCTGGCCCACGCCGAGCGGGTGGGGGCCTCCCTGCGGCGGCATCAGCTCAGCGGCCGGACCATCACCCTGAAGGTCAAGTTCGCGGACTTCCGCCAGATCACCCGTTCCCGCACCCTGCCGGAAGCCACCAACGCCACGGAAACCATCTTTGAGACGGGCCGGGACCTGCTGCGCGAACTCCGACTGGCCCAGCCCGTGCGGCTCATCGGCCTGGGCGTCTCCGGTTTTGAGGAAAATCCGGTCCAGTTCCTGCTGCCGGGTCTTGCGGGCGGCGCGGCGGGGGGCCGTGACGGCCGCGATCCGCAGCGGGAGGCCCGGCGGCGCAAGCTGGATCAGGCCCTGGACACCCTGCGGGGGCGCTTCGGCAAGGAGGCCGTGCAGCGGGGGCGGCTGTTCCGGCAGGAAAAGGCGGATACGCCGGAAGCGGGCGGCGTGACGAAAAAGAAGTGA
- a CDS encoding DUF1385 domain-containing protein produces the protein MEGVMMRNGDTYGLAVRRPDGVIRAQRLPWFSLTRRAWLKKPFVRGFPILLETLVNGIQALNRSVEAAAQSEEEELSGWHLALSLGLALVMAIALFVVAPHLLSLVMLWLHLGGDVEGLSFHLWDGFFKCCIFMGYIRLISYVPDIRRVFQYHGAEHKTIHAFEAGGEVSAASAAGMSRLHPRCGTTFLLFVICISIILHAVLVPLLLMIHTPQNMVAKHALTISFKLLLMAPISALAYELIRYAARLPDGFWATLLRAPGLALQRLTTYEPDAAQLDVAVVALREALGPDAGAGIRTAPYLEG, from the coding sequence ATGGAGGGCGTGATGATGCGCAACGGGGACACCTATGGACTGGCCGTGCGCCGTCCGGACGGCGTCATCCGCGCCCAGCGCCTGCCCTGGTTCTCCCTGACCCGCCGCGCCTGGCTCAAAAAGCCTTTTGTCCGGGGCTTTCCGATTCTGCTGGAAACCCTGGTCAACGGCATCCAGGCCCTGAACCGCTCGGTGGAAGCCGCGGCCCAGAGCGAGGAGGAAGAGCTTTCGGGCTGGCATCTGGCCCTGAGCCTGGGGCTGGCCCTGGTCATGGCCATCGCGCTTTTTGTGGTGGCCCCGCATCTGCTCTCGCTGGTCATGCTCTGGCTGCACTTGGGCGGCGACGTGGAAGGCCTGTCCTTCCACCTCTGGGACGGTTTTTTCAAGTGCTGCATTTTCATGGGCTATATCCGGCTGATCTCCTATGTGCCGGATATCCGCCGCGTGTTCCAGTACCACGGGGCCGAGCACAAGACCATCCACGCCTTTGAGGCCGGGGGCGAGGTCAGCGCGGCCAGCGCCGCCGGCATGAGCCGTTTGCACCCGCGCTGCGGCACCACCTTTCTGCTGTTCGTGATCTGCATTTCGATCATTCTGCACGCGGTGCTGGTGCCCCTGCTGCTGATGATCCACACGCCGCAGAACATGGTGGCCAAGCATGCCCTGACTATTTCCTTCAAGCTTCTGCTCATGGCGCCCATCAGCGCCTTGGCCTATGAGCTGATTCGCTACGCGGCGCGTCTGCCCGACGGTTTCTGGGCCACGCTGCTGCGCGCGCCGGGGCTGGCCCTGCAACGCCTGACCACTTACGAGCCGGATGCAGCTCAGCTGGACGTGGCCGTCGTGGCCCTGCGCGAGGCTCTGGGGCCGGACGCCGGGGCCGGGATACGCACCGCGCCGTATTTGGAAGGCTGA